The following is a genomic window from Caldicellulosiruptor danielii.
AGCTAAATCTAAAATTGTAAAAATTGATAATTTAAACATCACAGTAAAGGTTGGAGACAGCTTTACCTTGCCGGGCAAGGTCAAGGCTACTCTTTCTGACAAGAAAGTGGTTTATGTTCCAGTCAAATGGACTACCAACAAAGTATCCACTCAAAATGTGGGTAAATTTATATTTAAAGGTAAAGTTCAAAACTATAATAAAGATGTTATATTAACACTCAATGTCAGACACTGGACATTAGATGAGCTCAAGAAAGAAAAAAATAAAGTTGTTATTGTAAAAGGATATAACAAAGAAGGTAAAGCTTTTGCATATAGTGGAATTTTGATTTCACCGGATGGTAAGGTATTAACAAATTATGTTGCAATCGATTATCTTCAGAAAGCCGAAGTATATATTGGAAGTCAGAAATATGAAGTTGAAAAGGTTATAGACTATGATGTTTCAAAGGATATAGCAATTTTAAAGTTGAAAAATGCAAAAAAATTTGCCATATGTGAAAATAGGCGATTCAAATAAGGTTAAAATAGGAGATAAAGTGGTAGTAATTAGCTCCTCAGCTATTTATACGAACGTGTTTGTTTCTGAGTATGATAAAGACAATATGATATTTA
Proteins encoded in this region:
- a CDS encoding Ig-like domain-containing protein; translated protein: MKKIIRRAIILICFLAIVSNFKFTLAAQAKSKIVKIDNLNITVKVGDSFTLPGKVKATLSDKKVVYVPVKWTTNKVSTQNVGKFIFKGKVQNYNKDVILTLNVRHWTLDELKKEKNKVVIVKGYNKEGKAFAYSGILISPDGKVLTNYVAIDYLQKAEVYIGSQKYEVEKVIDYDVSKDIAILKLKNAKKFAICENRRFK